CGTTCTGCCCGGAGCAGGCCCTCAGGAGACGGCAATCTGATTCTGCAGCTTGAGCGCGTCGCGCAGGTCACCGACCAGAATACAGCCGGCCAGGCAGCCCGCTTCATTGTAGAAAAGCTTCCGGAACACGCCGGTTTCCGGATTATGCTCGACTTCGCAGCGGGCGCCGGAGAGCGTCCCCGCCGAAAAAATCTTGAGCCCGAACACCGAGAGCCGGGCCGGATAAATCTGCGGGACGAACGGCTGCGCTTCGCCGAGCATATTCCGCGCGGCGGCGGCGCCCATCATCCGGGCGGCTTCGTAAAGTCCGTAGGAGGCGCCGCCGGCCTCGGCGCAGTCGCCGGCGGCATACACGTCCGGCGCGCTGGTTTTCATCAGACAGTCCGTGACGATTCCGCGATTGCATTTGAGCCCGGCGGCGGCGGCTTCGGCGATATTGGCGCGGGCGCCGGCCGACACCATGACCAGATCGGCCGGAACCGTTTGCCCGGGCAGTTCGACGCCGCGGACCCTGCCGCCCTCTCCGAGAATGGAACTGACGCTGCTGCCGAACAGCAGCGTCAGTTTTTTCACCTTGCCCAGCATCGCCTGCACGACGGCCGCCGCCTCTTCGTCGAGGTTGCGCGGCAGCAGGACCGGGCAGCTTTCGACGACCGTAACTTCGCAGCCGCGTTCGAGCAGGCTCTGCGCAAGCTCAAGCCCGAGCAGCCCGCCGCCGATCACGACGACCCGCCCGACGCCCGCGTCGAGACGGGCGCGGAGGCGTTCGAGATCCGCATATTCCCGCAGCGACATGACGCCGTCGAGCTCCATGCCCGGCACGGGCGGCAGAAAGCAGTGCGCGCCGGTCGCCAGCAGCAGCTTGTCATAGCTCTCCGTTTCCCCCGTATCGAATTTCAGTTGCCTGACATCCGGATCGAAGGCGGTCAGCGTGCGCCCGAGTTCCAGCCGGATGCGGTTCTCGTCGTAAAACGCCTGCGGCTTGATGTAGAACTGGACCTCGGAAACCTCCTCGGACGCCATGCGGGAAAGCGCCGGGCGGCGGTAGGGCCGCACTCTCTCCCGGCTGTACAGGACGATCTCCGCTTCGGGAGAAAGTGTTCTGGCCGTTCCGGCCGCCTCGAATGCGGCGATGCCGCTGCCGATGATCGCGATTTTCATGAAAAACCTCCATAGCGCGTTTGCAAAATATCACCCTCTCTTTTAAATTACCGGAATTGGAACACAAGTCAAATGGATCAACTTCATTTTTTCAGCGATTATATTGCCCGGAAGTACGGCAAGAGGCTTTACCGGATCGGAATCGATCTTGCGCTGGGGTGTCCGAACCGGGTCAACCGGTTCGGACCCGGCTGCGTCTTCTGTTCGGAGGACGGCAACCGCGCCCGCCATCTCGCCCGCAAACTCGATCTGAAGGGGCAGGTCGCCGCCGGCATCGCCTACACGGCGCAGCGCTACGGGGCGGAAGCGCCGTATATCGCATATTTTCAGGCGTTCACCTCGACCCATGCACCGGCGGAGGAGCTGCGGAGACTCTACGGCGAAGTGCTGGAATCCGCCCCCTTCGCGGTCGTCATCATCGGCACACGTCCCGACGCCCTGCCGCCGGAGACGGTCCGGCTGCTGGCCGAACTGGCGGAACGGTATGAGGTCTGGGTCGAGCTCGGCGTTCAGTCCGCCCACGACGCAACCCTCGAACTGATCCGGCGCGGCCATGATTTCGCGGCGGTCGAACGGGCCGTCCGGGCGCTCGACGCGGCCGGAATCGCCGTCGGCTGCCATGTGATCGCCGGACTGCCGGGCGAAAACCGCGCCATGTTCGTCGAAACCGCCCGGAAAATCGCGGTTCTCCCGTTCCGGGCCGTGAAACTGCATCCGCTCCTGACCATCCGGGGAACCGCACTCGCCTCCGCCGATTTCCCGGTCAAACCGGCCGGACTCAACGAATACGAGTATGCGGACTGGGC
The DNA window shown above is from Victivallis lenta and carries:
- a CDS encoding NAD(P)/FAD-dependent oxidoreductase yields the protein MKIAIIGSGIAAFEAAGTARTLSPEAEIVLYSRERVRPYRRPALSRMASEEVSEVQFYIKPQAFYDENRIRLELGRTLTAFDPDVRQLKFDTGETESYDKLLLATGAHCFLPPVPGMELDGVMSLREYADLERLRARLDAGVGRVVVIGGGLLGLELAQSLLERGCEVTVVESCPVLLPRNLDEEAAAVVQAMLGKVKKLTLLFGSSVSSILGEGGRVRGVELPGQTVPADLVMVSAGARANIAEAAAAGLKCNRGIVTDCLMKTSAPDVYAAGDCAEAGGASYGLYEAARMMGAAAARNMLGEAQPFVPQIYPARLSVFGLKIFSAGTLSGARCEVEHNPETGVFRKLFYNEAGCLAGCILVGDLRDALKLQNQIAVS